The following nucleotide sequence is from Thunnus albacares chromosome 15, fThuAlb1.1, whole genome shotgun sequence.
AAATGAAGAGTCAGCACAGTCCAGAGAGTGCAGACAAAAATAttcctgtctgtttttgttttattttatcagacAAGCACAAAACACCCTCCCCATCCCTAACTTTGTTACAATGAAAACCTTTCAGCAGTTCTTTATTGGTTCATCCAGATGACTGGGCAGAAAGTCTAGATGTTCAGTACAGCAACGAAATGGCAGAGGaaagtactgtatgtaaagtgGGAGTTaagaatggaaaacaaaaggaTACAGCCTTGTCCGGAGGCAATCTTGAGGACTTCCAATGCTTGGAAGCAGCCCATTATCCCGGGAACTTAAAAATAAGTGGAAAACGTTACTAACGACTATCATTTACAAAGACTGTACTCTGTTTAAAGTTAATGACTTCTGGGAAAGTAAAGGGACAAGAAGTAGACGACTTACCCACTCCTAATACCCCTCCATCAGAACAGTTGGTCACTGTCTCCGGGGGTGGGGGTACTGGGTACAGACATCTGTAGCAAGGGCCTCCACAGTAGTTATATACTGTCaactgcacagacacacacacacatatacactcagaACACCAAGGTTTTTACGCTGGTGAAATGAGGGTGTACTGATGACAATTGAGTTTTTCTACCTTACCTGTCCCTCCATTCTCAGGGCACTTGCTGAAACTAGAGGCTTGCCGCTGAGCACACAGGCGTCATTCACAAGATAACGAGTGGGGACATTGTCTGAACAATCTGCTACAATGTCATATATGAGAACAGAAAAGTCAAGGTAAAGTAATTCTGAGTTAAACATGCACATTTCTCTTTTAGGTTTCCAAAATGCTCTTCATGCAGTGTGATATGTAATCATAAGCATGGGTAAGACTTAGTGGATGGCAGCTGTTAAGATTCATGACAAGGAATTAGCCAGTGGCAGGTCTGCGTAACAGATGTAGGCTGAGGACTTTGCGGCAGGATACTGTTGAATGAGTTGTAAAGCGTTCTCCGGCGAGAGCTGCAGGTGATAGGGAACACACTCTACTGTTGAGTTCAACCTGTAGACATAATCAGAACCCATATCAGAGCTGTACTAGTGGCTCTGTTCAACCAAAAACCACAACTTGTGAGTTTTGAAGGCAAAGAAGGAAGATGATGCCAGTCTGTGTGTACTACAGCATCAATACACTACAAAAGTCATTTCCTAGTCAGAGAAATGACGCCCTCGTGTGGCATTGGCTATAAAATCTGAGTGCTAACCACAGTAGGCCCACTGTGAGGGAGAAAGGCACCAAAAAAAGCTGTCTCtaaaataacatgtttacaCAATATTTGCAGACTGGGGAGAAATACACAACCAAATATAACCTGTGGTGAGACTGGAGAGCGCCAGCATACATTACACAGCAACCAAAGGgtcacaaaaagcataaaaatacGCCAATTATCATAGTTACTGACCATTTACTAATAATATCTAAATACTAACATCTCTATTTCAGatctgtttgtgcttttttggCACAGATGAGGAGGAATACATTTCTCAAATGCTGTCAAATATCTTTGTCCTACCAGATGATACTGGCATACAGGTGCTTTTGACCTGCATGACATTGTCCCACACAAAGTGGAACTCTATATAGGATAATGTTTCATACAATGTGTGCAGGTGCCAGTCAGTACCTTCTGACAGCATTGGCAGCAGACAGAGCCTTGGCCTGACCCTGGTTCTCCTCACCGTGCAGCACCTGTCTGTGCAAGTTACTAAGCTCCACCTCGTCATAGTCCAGCAGGCCCAGACGCCCTGCAAGACACAACGATGAACGAGGCAGTGAGGAAGGGTTTCGAATAAAATATCAAACCCTGATAACAGTTGAATTATGACAATTAAACTCTGTGTAAATGCAAATTTAGCAAAGTCTGtctttggaagaaaaaaaacataaagtctCACTTAGCATACTTGACTGCCTACTTTTTATCTATAGTCCTTGGTCTTTGCCTTTTCTCTAATTTTGTGTCTGCTCACCACTTTCAATGGCTTTGCTCAGTCTGATGATGATTATATCTGCTATACATAAACTTCTACACCCCtttcctccagtttttctcCAGTTAAACAACCAAAGTTTTGTTAAGGTGCCAGAGGACATAGGTGAGACTGCAAAAAAACGTCTCAAATTAAAAGCTCTAAATATACTCTTGTCTCTTTACCTACTTTTTCACAGTGCACCTAATTGTATTCATTAAACAGCACTAAAATGGGTAGTGTGATACATTTCTTtggaaaatgtaaatgcatAATTGTGGTTGCACCCCTTTCCCCGCACAGGaacatttatttagtttacCCACCCCTGGGAGGTGAGCCAGATTGCTAATTTTGCCTACAGAAAAGACAAACCACTGAGAGTTCAACAGTTACTCACACCCATATATTTATTTCAAGGTAAATGATAGAACAGGTTatgattttctcaattaaatAACCTACCGATGCCTGCTGCTGCAAGATACTGTGCCAGGGGACAGCCCAGTCCTCCACAGCCCACAACAAGCACTGAGGTCTTGGACAAGTTCAGCTGACCTGTGGACAACCAAGATTTACTAATTCATGTTCAATCATGCCCTAAATCTCACCTGACGGAATGCTTACAGAATAATCCGTACCTTGCACACCCAGCTCAGGCAGAAGGAGCTGTCTGCTGTACCGCATGATGTCTTCATTGCAGAGCGCTGGTTTGGCTTTCAGGGGAGTTAGGGGTGTGAGTCTGTCATGCAGCTCCAGTACTGAGGTGTGGCTCTGATATCACACCAAGGATTAATAAACAGAATAACATGTTTACAAGAGCTTTGCGCCATGTGGTATCTCAACCCAAAACAATCTGCCTCTACAGCCAATATGTCTGACATAAGAAGGGATTTAAGTGGCTTCTAgtgtgtttaatttatgtttccCTAACATTTAGGATTTGATGAGTTACTGTGCTCTATTGCACTGAGACACTTTAAGATACATGTTGTtgtattactttttttctgataaaaaaaagaaacctgtgTGTTAGCTCAAAAGCttatgaatcaataaatacagcaCTGAATTCTATATTGATATATTCACACTTTTTTCTTGTGTAAATATGTATGCTTTTAATACTGTACTGTTAATGCAATACAATGGGATATTCATGCCAGTATTTGTGTGATCAATACCAATAATTGAAACATTTGTCTGACATGCCATCACAGCTCATCCATATAGGTGTGCTCACACCCTCACCTTTACCTAAGAAAGACCATTTGTAGTTGAAATGTAGTAATATCTACCTAGAAAATGACGTATAGCAGGTGTGTTTTCATCTATGTGTGCTAACTGTTGTTACCCAGCATCTGCAGTGATTTTATGGATGTACGTGTGTGCCTACTGATGGCTGATATTATGgagtttttcatttcttctcagCTATTTTCCTGAGAGGTCAGTTCGTCTTTAAGTGTGCAAGTTAATTATAAAAGTGTACTTACAGCACTGTCAAACGTGCTCATCTGACCCTGACAACAATAAGCATAGTTTGCTAACGTTATGTAGCCTTGACTAACCAGTAAATGAACGCTGTAGCTGCACTGTGTTGGATAGAAAATTAGGCTGACTTGTTTCTGTAAACACAGCTTGCAAATTTGGGCCACTGACAAATTTTTATCTCTGGTTACAAACCAGTCTTGCATACCTTTTCCAGTTGAGCCAGTTTCTTCTTCAGAGCAGcaatctctttctctttctctttcagctgAGCCTTCAGACCGCAGACCTCCTGAGACATCGCTGCTGACATGCAAAAAACGCGGGCAATTACAggaacaaaatatatttataagtGTGACAAGTCTGTTCTGGTTATAGTTGCAAGCATGGATGTATTGGTTGAACGGCGCAAACTTCCGGTTTAACCACGTGAGAGTGAGACCACGTGGTAGGTGACGTAGCAAGCGCTGCTCGCACTTTCACGGAAAGTAATTAAATgatcaaacaatacatttcttcaaTATCTAAATGTACAACAAGAAAACTTTTTAAGTTTATAGCTTAATAAGACATTAATTTAACCACCTTTTTCCCCTAAATGTATTACACCCTTTAGTCCCGCTGGAGTGTTTGTGATTGCACACtttcaataaagtttaaaaaagaaagaaaggtaaTTAAATTAATAAGTAAATTAATATTCTATGTTATTATTTACCCTCcacaaataagaaaagaaaaaaaagttattgtaTCTTATTAAAGATTTTGTAGATTTTGCAAGAATTATATTTATagaaatacatatacatatgatTTTCTTCCGTCAAATAAGCTATGGTACTCCTGTTTGAAAATTAACCGTTAATTAGCACATAGCATATAATGAGTCCCATCAGGCCATTTCTTGTCAAATCCAGACTCAAGGTATTCTGAAAATGTATTGATGGGTTGGTGAAAATGAGCAGTTATCAAAGTATGGGGTCACATGTGGCATTGTTCCACTGTGGATCCAAGGAGTAgatgaagcacacacacacacacacacacacacacacacacacacacacacgcacacacacacacgctctcgcacacacacacgcacatacatagCAGTGTAGTGACGCGCTGTGGTTTAGAGAGCCTCGGGTCCTCCCTCCTGCTTTTCACATGATCTGTAGCTTTCACAAGAGGAGAGTCGGGAATGTGGACAAGAGCGACAATAACGATGGTTGAGCGAAGCCACAGTCTCTCTATAATGCGTTTATTTTACACTGTCTGCATCTGGCTGACATTCATCCACTGCGCCAATGGAATTCCGTGGACACAAGAGAAGGTAAATGAATTAACAGGCtcagttcacttttttttttcctctatgtCACCAGGCAGTAGTAAGTGTACATTTAGACTCTCAAAGAAACGACTGAAACAATTCTAAAAACTTGCTTCCTGCATTGTTATTGTCATGTAACCTACTTTTGACAAggctaaaataataataatgcaattATTAACTCCCAGGGTGTGTATATGAAAAGCATCTGAATAATTTTATCTgagaaatatttgtaaaaattgaattgtaaaaaaagaaaaataaattaaatcctgttatattttatacatttatacatttatacatatatgcatgtgtgtgtgtgtgtgtgtgtgtgtgtttgtgtgtgtgtgtgtgtgtgtgtgtgtgtgtgtgtgtgtgtgtgtttccttttaaAATTGAGATTACCAGTACTTACACTACCTATTATCCATTATGTGAAAAAACAAGTTTCCAAATTTCCTTTTATATCCGtaatatatttgtaatatttattcATGATATTCCAGCGACCCTCTGTGCTGCTTCTCAACACTTGTTGTGTAATTCTCCTGAGGTGCACCTGTATGCCTGGCCATTCATGATACTcatgttcttcttctcctctcctctttgccTAGTTGCTATGGCAGCACAGCCATCATCATTGATCCTCCAATTGCAGTTCTTGGTATTTATAGACCTTAAGTGGACCCCCATTTAACCCTCTCTGAGCTCAGTGAGCCCCAGCTCTTTGGAGGGCTATATCCAGTGTGTGCGACCACATAATGATATGTTTTTCATTATATGCCATGTTGTAATTACAGGACTAGTGCAGTGAGTCAGCCAGAATGAGTCTAGCTCATTCTTTCAACACGTTTTGTAAGTGAATGTTTTTGTAAGATGCACTGAAGAGAGTAAAGGAATGTGCCCTCCCCTACTAACACGATAAAGTGAAACCAAATAAGAATAAGGAAGAACAAAAGTCCACTGTGATTTTCCATACAAATTGTTCAGCCTGAAGACTTATATACCCTTAGCAGCGCTGaaattattaaatcaaaaacattaatcatttcaatcatttattaaacaaaaacgCTGAACATTACAGGTTCCacattctcaaatgtgattattcGCTGCTTTCCTCAGTGTTGGTTAGACAAAACTGGCACTTTGATGGGCCTGTTTTGATGTTTAATTgattatataaaaattaaaaaatattgcagCCCTAATCCTAAATATAGatttgataaatacaaattttgATGATATCATCAATTAAGGACTAAACAGAGGGCCTATTGTTGGAGAAAATGGAGCAGTGTAAACCAGATGCAAACTGGCTTTGGTTGTGCTCTGACATTCACCATCAGCTCTTCCTGTCTTGCTCTGTCTTCCCTGTTGGTTCAGTTTGTTACCAGGACAACCGAGCTCCTCTGCAGGTTGAACTTTGAGACCAAATGAAAGAAGAGTCATTGGAggatcaatatgtttttttaacctgtttAGCATTTATAGAACAGACACTTTGGCTTGAATCCATGTCGTGTTCCATGAACTGCACAAACTGGCTGATCAGCTTTTTTATAATCATGTTTTTGGAAGTCTATctcaaagagagagatggagaatgTGAAAAAGCATCCTTcacttctctgcctctctgccttACTTAAGTCTCTTGTTATCTGAAGCCATTTATTCAATGTCTATTCACACTGGTCTAATTGGctcttgtgtttctctctcaggaGGCATTAGAGTGAACTTAACAGCTCatctaaaaaaaatgcagtgtttGTTAGAGCATTTCCATAGGATCAAATTGCTGCTGTCTTATGTTAACATAGACTGTTATGCAGGTGATATTACAGTGTgtaactgtaaataataattCTTGAGATGTAATTTCTTCTCAGATGTCCCTAACATCTCCGAAACATTGATGTCCAAAATTCCACTTCCAGGTTGAACTTGATGAACATTTCCAGTAATACGAGATTGAACTCACTGTTGTAACAAGCTAACATCTGTTGCAATATGGCATCCTTGTTGTTGCTCAAGTTAAAGGCATCATACTAAGATTTCCCCTGCTCTTACTGAGACTTTGCTGATCTGATATTGGGTCATGGCAGACACTGAGTCAAATAGAAGTAAATATTGCTTAATAATCTGTATTTTCCATTCACAGTTTGCAACACTGCAGTGAATGACAGCAGATCACAGTGATCTGATGTCTACTATGTTAAATTACCTTGCAATAGCTTAATCTATCAGTCCCTATGTACATGCTTATTCCCTGCTTAAGTATTAAGTGAAAATGGTACTGTTTGTCATCTCTTTcttgtgtgtttcctctgatcCTGTTCAGCTCTATCACCGAGCTGTCACACTAACACCAGAGGAGATCCAGACCGCCCTGTCACACACTAACCTGGACCAGATGTGGCAAAGATACCTAAGGCCACTACTTGTTACCAGGTACCCGGGCTCTGCAGGCAGCCAAGCCGTGCAGCAGGTGAGTTATCATGGCTAGACACTGGTTCCAACATGTTGTTTCAGTAGGAAATACATCCAAATCACTCACTAACAagtaatgtatgtgtgtatcttcAGCATATTAAAACAACCCTCGGTTCCCTCGGGGCAGGCTGGGAAGTGACGGAGGATAGGTTTGTGTCACAGACACCCTATAGCCCCCTGCCCTTCACCAACCTGATCGCCACCCTCAACCCATCAGCCAAGCGCCGTCTGGTCCTGGCCTGTCATTACGACTCCAAGTACTACCCACCACAATGGCACGGGAGGGAGTTCCAAGGCGCCACTGATTCTGCTGTTCCCTGCGCCATGATGCTGGAGCTGGCACAAGCACTGGATGAAGAACTGAAAACTCAGAAGGTAGAGGGATAGCATGTGACTTAAAGCTAGGACATACAATAAGTTCAAAAGATATATCATGCATTACtggtctgtttgtctgtgagcCTATGTGTAAAGTCATAAAGGGCTTTTTAATGATATTCAGGCATTTATTATGTTCTGCGGTTGTGGTTAGCAGTGACTTGGGTTGTGGCCATGAATCACAGGGAAGTCAAACAACAGTCTCCAATAGCCCTATAAGCTCTAGAAAAAAACAAGGCCAAACATACAAACAGATAAAACCTGTTCAAATAAACCTGTGAACATCACTGATTTTCACTCAAACTCATCATTTCAAGTCGAGTGACAAGTGTTGGAGTGAGTACTCAATCACCTGAGAGGAAAGAGGGTGaaattaacaatacattttcatcagtgCTGTGTGacaaacattacaataattttaaaggataaggctggtgttattctatatttttcttctgtcaACTAATATCATGAGAAGACCTAAACCAACAATGCGTTAATTTGTCTCTCAGTATGTTCCAACTACCCAGTCTGTGGCActctgaagacataaatcttgaACAAAATGGGTCAGAAATAccatatcatttttttaaaaggcagagTAATTTCCTTAAACAGCGGAGTATCTTTGTTTTCAGCAAATATTGCTCAAATATGagtaaataatgcatttgttggattttttgcattttcagatgcagatttaTACACATGTAATACTGtagtgagtatttatggcagcaggacagtgtatgtgggattgaatCAAATTAAACCACAGTGCCCAGGTCCATTGTAATGATGGTGCATGTCACCCAGTTCAATAGTGTGGCTcagttatttgtttttattagtttatgGACAACAACACaggtctatgacacagaggagtAAGATTCAGTATATCAAGCTTGCGTTACACagacaatattattattaggatcaattaattgttggtcGTTGTCTTTTCATACTGTTTGATGAAGAACAATATATAATTTTGCCAGCCTTATTatcctttaaatattttaatttattcaatcAATAAGAGGTTATTAGTTTTTCTAAatagaaaaaatgtgttttgctttttaggTTTAAGTAAATTctcaatatttaattattttttcatataaGATCATATATGAATTAGACAGAACAAGCCTCTGCAAATGTCTGcactcaaacacaacaacatttcaaatacaaaaGCAATAATTATTGGTTCTGTATGATAGGAATTAGCATACATTTCCCAGCAACACTGTTTAATTGTTTCACACACAAGTGAAGCATAAGGAGCGCACTTAGCATTCATGTAGCCTGCTCTTCTGCCCTTTCCCTGTTTCACAGTTGAGTTCAGACCCCTGTCTACTGGGCGGACAATGACAGTTCCAGTGACAGGAAGAGATCAACCAAGGGACATGTTTGTCAGACTCAGCTGTCTGTCACAAAGGTCACTGTGGGAATAGGAATCAcactgaatacaaatacatttaactgTCAGGGAGGAGGACATATAATCAATATCATAGCTGATTAATCACATAGGGGcatattgtgtgtgttacaaAAGCAGATACTACAAAAGGAAACCTCAGGCTGTTTTTGTGTCCCTGTAATCTCAAATCCACTAGGGGGCATCAAAACTGTGTAAATGCAAACTGGTGCTGTCTGTAACTGTCCAGTCTCTCCTTTTGTGTTTATCTACCACTGCTGTCTCCCATGTAGAGCTCCAGTCCTGATCTGACCCTACAGCTAATCTTCTTTGATGGAGAGGAAGCTCTTTTCCAGTGGACCTCTACAGACTCCCTGTATGGCTCTCGCCACCTCGCCCAGAAGATGGAGTCTACTCCACATCCCGCTGGAGCCACAGACACAAATCTACTGCACGGCATAGTACGTCAGAGCCCCGCTCAGACTTAACTGtctaaaccagtggttctcaaactttttcacatcaaggaccccaaAACTGACACAAGTTACACCACAGACCctcatttgataagattttgtccctgGGTCCCTCATCTAATAAGATGTTTGAtgattacagaaagtgtatgaaacccatgaacAAATTgatcatacattctgtcattgtattacttatggatggaattatagagaaaataaattattcccctttttgctggggaccccctagaaccccctcaaggacccctggggtTTCCCAGatcccactttgagaaccactggtctaaACCATCTGAGATTAGCATAATCACTTCATCACTCTCAAGATCATCTCTTTGTTAGCCCGCA
It contains:
- the mocs3 gene encoding adenylyltransferase and sulfurtransferase MOCS3 — encoded protein: MSAAMSQEVCGLKAQLKEKEKEIAALKKKLAQLEKSHTSVLELHDRLTPLTPLKAKPALCNEDIMRYSRQLLLPELGVQGQLNLSKTSVLVVGCGGLGCPLAQYLAAAGIGRLGLLDYDEVELSNLHRQVLHGEENQGQAKALSAANAVRRLNSTVECVPYHLQLSPENALQLIQQYDIVADCSDNVPTRYLVNDACVLSGKPLVSASALRMEGQLTVYNYCGGPCYRCLYPVPPPPETVTNCSDGGVLGVVPGIMGCFQALEVLKIASGQGSSCGQQLVIFDAQNARFRSIKLRPKQASCAVCGENPSVTQLVDYETFCGSAATDKCRKLNLLSRDQRITVQDYKSIMDKAEPHLLLDVRPLVEVDICHLPTSLNIPLSSLEDRKSEHIRLLQESISQLKQQMAGDCRPPVYVICKLGNDSQKAVQVLEKMSGSEVDSIRVKDICGGLMAWAQRIDPTFPQY
- the qpct gene encoding glutaminyl-peptide cyclotransferase, which encodes MWTRATITMVERSHSLSIMRLFYTVCIWLTFIHCANGIPWTQEKLYHRAVTLTPEEIQTALSHTNLDQMWQRYLRPLLVTRYPGSAGSQAVQQHIKTTLGSLGAGWEVTEDRFVSQTPYSPLPFTNLIATLNPSAKRRLVLACHYDSKYYPPQWHGREFQGATDSAVPCAMMLELAQALDEELKTQKSSSPDLTLQLIFFDGEEALFQWTSTDSLYGSRHLAQKMESTPHPAGATDTNLLHGIDLFVLLDLIGAPSPRFGNQFPSTTHWLSRLQNIEKRLHSMNQLVNHPNDVQYFWPDQPVGHIQDDHIPFLNRGVRILHLIPSPFPSVWHTFDDNEQNLDRSTIQNLNKIMQLFVLEYLNARPANASKPSNPSNPQNAP